A genomic region of Mitsuaria sp. 7 contains the following coding sequences:
- a CDS encoding GNAT family N-acetyltransferase: MSLALPLAEKNANAISDLLSLRPATTQDATSVAAIYNASLRTQPYQPDGVSETDGARWVAEQLAKVKDKDAVKDANYIGPMSVPMAKLQIELHQFYRRPMVIATQRGETVGWMGSLGLHDRPGLSSLFELSYYVAPRWRGRGVGTRLIKHLITQAPVWRVDRLLAMVWSDNAASLSVLRRAGFSSWGELPGAITAFGKRRDMVLLGMTLADVPRDFEDTQAADFAGAGDGDVPAAGDASHATDAAAP; this comes from the coding sequence GTGTCCCTAGCCCTTCCGCTCGCCGAGAAGAACGCCAACGCGATCTCCGACCTCCTCTCGCTGCGGCCCGCGACGACGCAGGACGCGACCTCGGTCGCGGCGATCTACAACGCCTCGCTGCGCACGCAGCCCTATCAACCCGACGGCGTCAGCGAAACCGACGGCGCGCGCTGGGTCGCGGAGCAGCTCGCCAAGGTCAAGGACAAGGACGCGGTGAAGGACGCCAACTACATCGGTCCGATGAGCGTGCCGATGGCCAAGCTGCAGATCGAGCTCCACCAGTTCTATCGCCGCCCGATGGTGATCGCCACGCAGCGCGGCGAGACCGTCGGCTGGATGGGATCGCTGGGCCTGCACGACCGGCCCGGGCTGTCCTCGCTGTTCGAGCTGTCCTATTACGTCGCGCCGCGCTGGCGCGGACGCGGCGTCGGCACGCGGCTGATCAAGCACCTGATCACGCAGGCGCCGGTGTGGCGCGTGGACCGCCTGCTGGCCATGGTCTGGAGCGACAACGCGGCCAGCCTGTCGGTGCTGCGCCGGGCCGGCTTCAGTTCGTGGGGTGAGCTGCCCGGCGCGATCACCGCCTTCGGCAAGCGCCGCGACATGGTGCTGCTCGGCATGACGCTGGCGGACGTGCCGCGGGACTTCGAGGACACGCAGGCCGCGGACTTCGCCGGCGCCGGGGACGGGGACGTTCCGGCGGCAGGGGATGCATCGCACGCCACGGACGCCGCGGCCCCCTGA
- a CDS encoding helix-turn-helix transcriptional regulator, with protein MLLLTLGSLRLDQQDGDVAAAVARGDVQEALRLGLGRLDRGAGGDPERLAALGQVLGQALLAAGRDEQAEELFQKQLKMYEGLPRAQVRWLSSMDRGFMFLHLNKPGRAAETFNVVADADDAPPVLRVEALAGMAQAMQSMGEHRRAARTLAFAVAIAEAMEAPSLMMPLLTAIELELQVCRALRHYDDLAGAELPRDRDVRASLRSSALALAALPGVVARIEFLIALAAHEPATIGGQNGHGGQGNGQGAEGVDGLFDGVRWYRDRRLAPMEERARVEAALALLDRGQARTAYDILGPLAIDDARQLHHRHAIELRYCASKLHAMNGRHSDALRCYRQHAQLSLARLRFELTRVPYSRFLEQQERAEQADADQLRLPPRYRRAYQYILDHLHDRALSVRRIAAEIDVTERALQMAFRANLGLTPAEVIRKLRMACIRTELQQMAGRDSVLAVAARWGMANRSTLAHNYRQQFGETPSATASLPSFAELPSIAATVAAAVAGGGTGIGTGMGSAMGSAMGVGMGTAIEPVLPISLAAGVGAETSRREFSVDGV; from the coding sequence ATGTTGTTGCTGACCCTGGGCAGTTTGAGGCTCGATCAACAGGATGGCGATGTCGCCGCCGCCGTGGCGCGCGGCGATGTGCAGGAAGCCTTGCGGCTCGGACTGGGGCGCCTCGATCGTGGGGCAGGCGGCGATCCCGAGCGGCTCGCGGCGCTGGGCCAGGTGCTGGGTCAGGCCTTGCTGGCCGCTGGCCGCGACGAGCAGGCCGAGGAGCTCTTCCAGAAACAGCTGAAGATGTATGAAGGTCTGCCGCGGGCGCAGGTGCGCTGGCTGTCGTCCATGGACCGGGGCTTCATGTTCCTGCACCTGAACAAGCCGGGCCGCGCGGCGGAGACCTTCAACGTGGTCGCCGATGCCGACGACGCGCCGCCGGTGCTGCGGGTCGAGGCGCTGGCCGGCATGGCGCAGGCGATGCAGTCCATGGGCGAGCACCGCCGGGCGGCGCGCACCCTGGCCTTCGCGGTGGCGATCGCCGAGGCGATGGAGGCGCCGTCGCTGATGATGCCGCTGCTGACGGCGATCGAGCTGGAGCTGCAGGTCTGCCGCGCGCTGCGGCACTACGACGACCTCGCCGGCGCGGAGCTGCCGCGCGACCGCGACGTGCGCGCATCGTTGCGGTCGTCGGCGCTCGCGCTGGCGGCATTGCCGGGCGTGGTGGCGCGAATCGAGTTCCTGATCGCGCTCGCGGCGCATGAGCCCGCGACCATCGGCGGCCAGAACGGTCACGGCGGTCAAGGCAACGGCCAAGGCGCAGAAGGCGTGGACGGTCTCTTCGACGGCGTGCGCTGGTATCGCGACCGCCGTCTGGCGCCGATGGAAGAGCGCGCCCGCGTCGAGGCCGCGCTCGCGCTGCTGGACCGCGGCCAGGCGCGCACCGCCTACGACATCCTCGGGCCGCTGGCCATCGACGATGCGCGCCAGCTCCACCACCGCCATGCGATCGAGCTGCGCTACTGCGCGTCCAAGCTGCATGCGATGAACGGCCGCCACTCCGACGCGCTGCGCTGCTACCGCCAGCATGCGCAGCTGTCGCTGGCGCGGCTGCGCTTCGAGCTGACGCGGGTGCCGTACTCGCGCTTCCTCGAACAGCAGGAACGCGCCGAGCAGGCCGATGCCGATCAACTGCGCCTGCCGCCGCGGTATCGCCGCGCCTATCAGTACATCCTGGACCACCTGCACGACCGCGCGCTGTCGGTCCGCCGCATCGCCGCGGAGATCGATGTCACCGAGCGTGCGCTGCAGATGGCCTTCCGCGCCAACCTCGGCCTGACGCCGGCCGAGGTGATCCGCAAGCTGCGCATGGCCTGCATCCGCACCGAGCTGCAGCAGATGGCCGGGCGCGACAGCGTGCTGGCGGTCGCGGCACGCTGGGGCATGGCCAACCGCTCGACGCTCGCGCACAACTACCGCCAGCAGTTCGGCGAGACGCCGAGCGCCACGGCGAGCCTGCCGAGCTTCGCGGAGCTGCCGTCCATCGCCGCCACCGTGGCGGCGGCGGTCGCCGGCGGTGGGACGGGGATCGGGACAGGCATGGGTAGCGCAATGGGTAGCGCAATGGGTGTCGGCATGGGCACGGCGATCGAGCCTGTGTTGCCGATCTCCCTCGCTGCCGGAGTCGGCGCCGAAACCAGCCGGCGCGAGTTCTCCGTCGACGGCGTGTGA
- the sctU gene encoding type III secretion system export apparatus subunit SctU, whose product MGEKTEQPSQKKLDDAKKKGQSPKSQDINAAAGLLVITVCLSAASATALSHLERLFSLASGVGLQAKTDSDVFAVAYDIAIEGVWIVLPFVVAAVFVGLLASFAQVGFNITFEPLTPNFDKVNPGSGLKKLISLRSIIEFAKTVFKAILVGCVIAIITMGLVPLMVGAATQTPMGVATIAWTAMLKLFVAAVIALVVLGPVDFALQRWLFIRDQRMDKDELKREYKEMEGDPMVKGQRKRLAFEMANSDPKKTVPNATVVVTNPTHYAVALRYQPGVTPLPLIVAKGADAQAMEIRRIAEASGVPIVGDPPLARALFKMPVDETVPEALFEAVATVLRWVAMLDGVGAKGGGGGGGGGSGGGSKPSGSKA is encoded by the coding sequence ATGGGGGAAAAGACCGAACAACCCAGCCAGAAGAAGCTGGACGATGCGAAGAAGAAGGGCCAGTCGCCCAAGAGCCAGGACATCAACGCCGCGGCCGGGCTGCTGGTGATCACCGTCTGCCTGAGCGCGGCCAGCGCCACCGCGCTCAGCCACCTGGAGCGGCTGTTCTCCCTGGCCAGCGGCGTGGGACTGCAGGCCAAGACGGACAGCGACGTCTTCGCCGTCGCCTACGACATCGCTATCGAGGGGGTGTGGATCGTGCTGCCCTTCGTCGTCGCGGCGGTCTTCGTCGGCCTGCTCGCGTCCTTCGCGCAGGTCGGCTTCAACATCACCTTCGAGCCGCTGACGCCCAACTTCGACAAGGTCAATCCGGGCTCCGGGCTCAAGAAGCTGATCTCGCTGCGCTCCATCATCGAGTTCGCGAAGACCGTGTTCAAGGCCATCCTGGTCGGCTGCGTGATCGCGATCATCACGATGGGGCTGGTCCCGCTGATGGTGGGCGCCGCGACGCAGACGCCGATGGGCGTGGCCACCATCGCGTGGACCGCGATGCTCAAGCTCTTCGTCGCGGCGGTGATCGCGCTGGTGGTGCTGGGCCCCGTGGACTTCGCGCTGCAGCGCTGGCTCTTCATCCGCGACCAGCGCATGGACAAGGACGAGCTCAAGCGCGAATACAAGGAAATGGAAGGCGATCCGATGGTCAAGGGCCAGCGCAAGCGCCTGGCCTTCGAGATGGCCAACAGCGATCCGAAGAAGACGGTCCCCAACGCGACCGTGGTCGTCACCAACCCGACGCACTACGCGGTCGCGCTGCGCTACCAGCCCGGCGTGACGCCGCTGCCGCTGATCGTGGCCAAGGGCGCGGACGCGCAGGCGATGGAGATCCGCCGCATCGCCGAAGCCTCGGGCGTGCCCATCGTCGGCGATCCGCCGCTGGCGCGCGCCCTGTTCAAGATGCCGGTCGACGAGACGGTGCCCGAGGCGCTGTTCGAGGCCGTGGCCACCGTGCTGCGCTGGGTGGCGATGCTGGACGGCGTGGGCGCCAAGGGCGGCGGCGGCGGCGGCGGCGGCGGCAGTGGCGGTGGAAGTAAACCAAGCGGGAGCAAGGCATGA